A segment of the Gammaproteobacteria bacterium genome:
AATGCGGGACTCGGGACTCGGGACTCGGGACGCGGAAAAGAGCAAGTGAGCGTCTCACATTTCCGCGAGCAGCTTGCCATGGTGCTCGCCAAAACAACCTATCAATTGACGTCGCATTTCCCCCGCGAGGAGAGATACGGCTTGATTTCTCAGTTGCAGCGATCGGCCGTTCGG
Coding sequences within it:
- a CDS encoding four helix bundle protein is translated as MVLAKTTYQLTSHFPREERYGLISQLQRSAVRKNAAAAAPSTHSAPPSTHS